Proteins co-encoded in one Corylus avellana chromosome ca9, CavTom2PMs-1.0 genomic window:
- the LOC132192345 gene encoding U11/U12 small nuclear ribonucleoprotein 65 kDa protein-like isoform X1, whose product MAALLPSSSCTSQLYINPQNQMRQEEEAKAFHGRASEAEEAVITLLIRHLPEAIPLDTLFRLFSHYGASSVRPCFVPKLRNCVFLDFKNEALAYQAHRQLNGLRFLGKVLSVERASNKPTLDSKHKASQAHSGEDAIPPTSLANDATQRFISGSMPASEPIAPRLGVDYPFPPHLEYAYPPPDGNILTNIVNALIAVPRFYTQVLHLMNKMNIPAPFRMALPIPPLPPSLPAPPPPPPPVPAKLHLADLSSDESEMESSDEEINGKAYSVGASALKKYGQKRLKQEVIVGPAADKDVVHEAVGVKPATLVPKEIPLIKKKNYVLQIKIAPKVIQNEQKDDSTEKELEDPDKEGSDIKAYATPEELESRKLPPEEILSLPMFKNYAAGCPASVLYVKNLAKDVIADDFYFIFGSVFGSIDAAKSGLRVKLMQEGRMRGQAFVTFPSVELAHRALNLGNGYVFKGKPMIIQFGRNPVAGKAN is encoded by the exons ATGGCTGCACTTCTCCCCTCCTCCTCCTGCACTTCGCAACTTTACATAAACCCTCAGAATCAGATGCGGCAGGAAGAAGAGGCAAAAGCATTTCATGGAAGAGCATCAGAAGCGGAAGAAGCTGTGATAACCCTTTTGATTCGGCACCTTCCCGAAGCCATTCCTCTTGACACCCTCTTCAGACTCTTCTCCCACTACGGTGCTTCCTCTGTCCGTCCTTGCTTCGTTCCTAA ATTGAGAAACTGTGTATTTTTGGATTTCAAGAATGAAGCTTTGGCTTACCAGGCGCATCGTCAGTTAAATGG GCTGAGGTTTCTTGGTAAAGTCTTATCAGTGGAGAGAGCTAGTAATAAGCCAACCCTAGATTCCAAACATAAAGCAAGTCAAGCTCATTCCGGGGAGGACGCTATTCCACCCACTTCTTTGGCCAATGATGCTACTCAACGTTTCATTTCTGGGTCTATGCCTGCTAGTGAACCCATTGCCCCAAGGCTTGGTGTCGACTATCCATTTCCTCCTCACCTTGA GTATGCTTACCCTCCACCAGATGGAAATATACTGACCAAcattgtaaatgctcttatTGCTGTTCCTCGCTTTTATACACAG GTGTTGCACTTGATGAACAAAATGAATATTCCAGCTCCATTTCGTATGGCTCTACCAATTCCACCCCTACCACCTTCACTACctgcaccaccaccacctccccCACCTGTACCTGCAAAACTTCATTTGGCAGATCTGTCCAGTGATGAGTCGGAAATGGAATCTTCAGATGAG GAGATTAATGGAAAAGCCTATTCTGTTGGAGCTTCAGCACTTAAAAAATATGGTCAAAAGCGTCTCAAGCAAGAAGTGATTGTGGGCCCTGCAGCTGATAAAGATGTCGTTCATGAAGCTGTTGGAGTGAAACCTGCCACGTTGGTCCCGAAAGAGATTCcgttgattaaaaaaaagaactatGTATTACag ATCAAAATTGCCCCAAAAGTGATTCAGAATGAACAGAAAGATGATAGCAcagaaaaagaattagaagaccCAGACAAAGAGGGTTCAGATATTAAAGCTTATGCAACCCCAGAAGAATTAGAGAGCAGAAAGTTGCCCCCAGAGGAAATTTTATCACTACCAATGTTTAAG AACTATGCAGCTGGATGTCCTGCTTCTGTGTTGTATGTGAAGAACTTGGCAAAGGACGTGATAGCTGATGACTTCTACTTCATTTTTG GGTCAGTATTTGGAAGCATTGATGCGGCTAAATCTGGTCTTCGCGTGAAGCTTATGCAG GAGGGAAGAATGAGAGGTCAAGCTTTTGTGACATTTCCATCAGTTGAACTTGCCCATCGTGCATTG AATCTAGGAAATGGATATGTGTTCAAAGGCAAGCCAATGATAATCCAGTTTGGTCGGAATCCTGTAGCTGGCAAAGCAAATTAA
- the LOC132192345 gene encoding U11/U12 small nuclear ribonucleoprotein 65 kDa protein-like isoform X2: MAALLPSSSCTSQLYINPQNQMRQEEEAKAFHGRASEAEEAVITLLIRHLPEAIPLDTLFRLFSHYGASSVRPCFVPKLRNCVFLDFKNEALAYQAHRQLNGYAYPPPDGNILTNIVNALIAVPRFYTQVLHLMNKMNIPAPFRMALPIPPLPPSLPAPPPPPPPVPAKLHLADLSSDESEMESSDEEINGKAYSVGASALKKYGQKRLKQEVIVGPAADKDVVHEAVGVKPATLVPKEIPLIKKKNYVLQIKIAPKVIQNEQKDDSTEKELEDPDKEGSDIKAYATPEELESRKLPPEEILSLPMFKNYAAGCPASVLYVKNLAKDVIADDFYFIFGSVFGSIDAAKSGLRVKLMQEGRMRGQAFVTFPSVELAHRALNLGNGYVFKGKPMIIQFGRNPVAGKAN; this comes from the exons ATGGCTGCACTTCTCCCCTCCTCCTCCTGCACTTCGCAACTTTACATAAACCCTCAGAATCAGATGCGGCAGGAAGAAGAGGCAAAAGCATTTCATGGAAGAGCATCAGAAGCGGAAGAAGCTGTGATAACCCTTTTGATTCGGCACCTTCCCGAAGCCATTCCTCTTGACACCCTCTTCAGACTCTTCTCCCACTACGGTGCTTCCTCTGTCCGTCCTTGCTTCGTTCCTAA ATTGAGAAACTGTGTATTTTTGGATTTCAAGAATGAAGCTTTGGCTTACCAGGCGCATCGTCAGTTAAATGG GTATGCTTACCCTCCACCAGATGGAAATATACTGACCAAcattgtaaatgctcttatTGCTGTTCCTCGCTTTTATACACAG GTGTTGCACTTGATGAACAAAATGAATATTCCAGCTCCATTTCGTATGGCTCTACCAATTCCACCCCTACCACCTTCACTACctgcaccaccaccacctccccCACCTGTACCTGCAAAACTTCATTTGGCAGATCTGTCCAGTGATGAGTCGGAAATGGAATCTTCAGATGAG GAGATTAATGGAAAAGCCTATTCTGTTGGAGCTTCAGCACTTAAAAAATATGGTCAAAAGCGTCTCAAGCAAGAAGTGATTGTGGGCCCTGCAGCTGATAAAGATGTCGTTCATGAAGCTGTTGGAGTGAAACCTGCCACGTTGGTCCCGAAAGAGATTCcgttgattaaaaaaaagaactatGTATTACag ATCAAAATTGCCCCAAAAGTGATTCAGAATGAACAGAAAGATGATAGCAcagaaaaagaattagaagaccCAGACAAAGAGGGTTCAGATATTAAAGCTTATGCAACCCCAGAAGAATTAGAGAGCAGAAAGTTGCCCCCAGAGGAAATTTTATCACTACCAATGTTTAAG AACTATGCAGCTGGATGTCCTGCTTCTGTGTTGTATGTGAAGAACTTGGCAAAGGACGTGATAGCTGATGACTTCTACTTCATTTTTG GGTCAGTATTTGGAAGCATTGATGCGGCTAAATCTGGTCTTCGCGTGAAGCTTATGCAG GAGGGAAGAATGAGAGGTCAAGCTTTTGTGACATTTCCATCAGTTGAACTTGCCCATCGTGCATTG AATCTAGGAAATGGATATGTGTTCAAAGGCAAGCCAATGATAATCCAGTTTGGTCGGAATCCTGTAGCTGGCAAAGCAAATTAA